The following proteins come from a genomic window of Coffea arabica cultivar ET-39 chromosome 11c, Coffea Arabica ET-39 HiFi, whole genome shotgun sequence:
- the LOC113716919 gene encoding DExH-box ATP-dependent RNA helicase DExH5, mitochondrial, with the protein MILSSLHFYTYNSHAKTLKPQKLVVSREVKMKDRLPSSYGAVYVPPHHRLRSVISKTSTPTAPPASPPRAIHSKPALTNSDDKHSSFVNSRNNTYLPPHHFHQQLKKKSSTDDVSSEGSDRDIDLPVHPGGSSFDNIDSWKWKLTTLLRNKDNQEVVSREKKDRRDYEDIAALASQMGLYSHLYAKVVVVSKAPLPNYRFDLDDKRPQREVILHPGILRRVDYYLREYMSQKPKGMDTFSRSSSNGSIATDEGLFEQPEPFSHNKAAMKKIISRRSLQMHTERQTWQESQQGQKIMEFRRSLPAYKEKDAILSAIANNQVVIISGETGCGKTTQIPQYILESEIEATRGAMCNIICTQPRRISAMSVSERVAAERGELLGETVGYKVRLEGVKGRDTHLLFCTTGILLRRLLVDRNLKGVSHVIVDEVHERGMNEDFLLIVLKDLLPHRPELRLILMSATLDAELFSSYFGRAPMVHIPGFTYPVRTHFLENILEMTGYRLTPYNQIDDYGLEKLWKMNKQAPRKRKSQIASAVEDALRAADFEDYSPLTRESLSCWNPDCIGFNLIEHLLDYICQNEKPGAVLVFMTGWDDISALKEKLQGHQIIGDPNQVLLLTCHGSMASSEQSLIFNKAEDGVRKIILATNIAETSITIDDVVLVIDCGKAKETSYDALNNTPCLLPSWISKVSAKQRRGRAGRVQPGECYRLYPRCVYDAFADYQLPEILRTPLQSLCLQIKSLKLGSISEFLSRALQSPELLAVQNAIEYLKVIGALDENENLTVLGRYLTMLPMEPKFGKMLVLGAIFYCLDPILTIVAGLSVRDPFLSPLDKKDLAEAAKAQFSQDYSDHLALVRAYEGWKDSEMDLAGYEYCWKNFLSAQSMKAIDSLTKEFYLLLKDTGLVDSNSTTYNTWSYDEHLLRAVICYGLYPGICSVVPNEKSFSFKTMEDGQVLLYSNSVNGRESRIPYPWLVFNEKIKVNSIFLRDSTAVSDSVLLLFGGSVLKGDMDGHIKMLGGYLEFFMSPSVAEMYQSLRRELEELIQTKLLNPRMDIHSHHALLSAIRLLITEDQGDGRFVFNRQVLQPPKPSAVAVAAPPTLMSRTESGPGGDNSKSQLQTLLTRAGYAAPIYKTKQEKNNQFLATVEFNGVQIMGHPCNNKKQAEKDAAAEALEWLLEGHQRGHDYIEQMSLFLKKSKKEHR; encoded by the exons ATGATCCTCTCTTCTCTCCATTTCTATACTTACAATTCACACGCcaaaaccctaaaaccccagAAATTGGTAGTATCTCGGGAGGTGAAAATGAAGGACCGGCTGCCGTCTTCCTACGGCGCTGTCTATGTTCCTCCGCACCACCGCCTCCGCTCCGTCATTTCCAAAACCAGCACTCCTACTGCTCCTCCCGCGTCTCCTCCTCGTGCTATTCATTCCAAGCCGGCGTTAACCAACAGTGATGATAAACACAGCTCATTTGTAAATTCTAGAAACAATACTTATCTGCCTCCTCACCATTTTCACCAGCAGCTTAAGAAGAAAAGCTCGACTGATGACGTGTCATCGGAAGGCTCCGACCGTGACATTGATCTCCCTGTTCATCCA GGTGGTTCCTCTTTTGATAATATTGATTCTTGGAAGTGGAAGCTAACCACTCTTCTGCGAAACAAGGATAACCAAGAAGTAGTATCGAGGGAGAAAAAGGATAGGCGTGATTATGAAGATATAGCAGCTCTGGCAAGCCAAATGGGTTTGTATAG TCATCTGTATGCTAAAGTGGTTGTTGTCAGCAAGGCTCCCCTGCCGAACTACAGGTTTGATCTGGATGACAAGCGTCCTCAGAGAGAG GTGATCTTGCATCCAGGGATACTGAGACGCGTGGACTACTATTTGCGAGAGTACATGTCCCAAAAGCCTAAGGGCATGGATACGTTTTCAAGGTCAAGCAGTAATGGTAGTATTGCCACTGATGAGGGGCTTTTTGAGCAACCAGAACCATTCTCACATAATAAGGCTGCCATGAAGAAAATTATTTCACGGAGAAGTTTGCAGATGCACACTGAGCGGCAAACCTGGCAG GAATCTCAACAAGGCCAGAAGATAATGGAATTTCGCAGGAGTCTTCCTGCTTACAAGGAAAAGGATGCAATATTAAGTGCCATTGCAAATAACCAG GTGGTTATAATCTCTGGTGAAACTGGTTGTGGAAAGACAACACAGATTCCACAGTACATTTTGGAGTCTGAGATTGAGGCTACTCGTGGTGCAATGTGCAATATCATATGCACTCAACCTCGAAGAATATCTGCAATGTCTGTATCTGAAAGAGTCGCTGCAGAGAGGGGAGAATTGTTGGGTGAAACA GTTGGATATAAAGTCCGATTAGAAGGTGTGAAAGGAAGGGATACTCACCTCCTTTTTTGCACAACAGGCATCTTGTTAAGAAGGTTATTGGTAGATAGGAACTTAAAAGGTGTATCACATGTTATTGTCGATGAGGTCCATGAACGTGGAATGAATGAAG ATTTCCTGCTTATAGTTTTAAAAGATCTACTTCCTCATCGACCAGAATTGAGGCTGATTTTGATGAGTGCAACACTGGATGCAGAGCTCTTCTCGTCATACTTTGGCAGGGCTCCTATGGTCCACATTCCA GGCTTCACGTATCCTGTACGAACTCATTTTCTGGAGAACATTTTGGAAATGACGGGATACAGGTTAACACCATACAATCAAATTGATGATTATGGTCTGGAGAAATTATGGAAAATGAACAAGCAAGCTCCAAGAAAGAGGAAAAGCCAAATTGCTTCTGCTGTTGAG GATGCACTTAGAGCAGCTGACTTTGAGGATTATAGCCCACTGACACGGGAGTCCTTGTCTTGTTGGAACCCTGATTGCATTGGGTTCAACCTTATAGAGCATCTTCTGGATTATATATGTCAAAATGAAAAGCCTGGTGCTGTGTTAGTTTTTATGACTGGTTGGGATGACATAAGTGCATTGAAAGAAAAGCTCCAGGGCCATCAAATAATAGGAGATCCAAACCAGGTTCTGCTGTTGACCTGCCATGGTTCTATGGCTAGTTCCGAACAG AGTTTAATTTTTAACAAAGCTGAAGATGGAGTAAGAAAGATTATCTTAGCTACTAATATTGCTGAAACCAGTATCACAATTGATGATGTTGTACTTGTGATtgactgtggaaaggcaaaggAGACATCATATGATGCATTAAATAACACTCCTTGCTTGCTTCCTTCCTGGATCTCTAAAGTTTCAGCCAAACAA AGAAGAGGAAGAGCTGGACGTGTACAACCAGGAGAATGTTACCGTCTTTATCCCAGATGTGTATATGATGCTTTTGCAGATTATCAGTTGCCAGAGATATTGAGAACACCTCTGCAGTCACTTTGTTTGCAAATCAAAAGTCTAAAACTCGGTAGTATTTCAGAGTTCCTTTCTAGAGCTCTGCAGTCACCAGAGTTACTAGCG GTGCAAAATGCTATCGAGTATTTGAAGGTTATTGGGGCTTTAGATGAGAATGAAAACCTGACTGTTTTAG GGCGCTACTTAACTATGCTTCCCATGGAGCCTAAATTTGGGAAGATGCTAGTACTTGGTGCCATCTTTTATTGTCTGGACCCTATATTAACTATTGTTGCTGGTCTAAGTGTCCGTGATCCTTTCTTAAGCCCTTTAGACAAAAAAGAT CTAGCAGAAGCTGCAAAAGCACAGTTTTCTCAAGACTACAGTGACCACCTTGCCCTTGTTAGGGCGTATGAGGGATGGAAAGATTCTGAAATGGACCTAGCTGGATACGAGTACTGCTGGAAGAATTTTCTGTCAGCACAGTCGATGAAAGCAATTGATTCTCTTACAAAAGAGTTCTACTTGTTGCTCAAGGATACAGGCCTTGTTGATAGCAACTCCACCACCTACAACACCTGGAGTTATGACGAGCATCTCCTCAGGGCAGTTATTTGCTATGGGTTGTATCCAGGAATTTGTTCTGTTGTG CCAAATGAAAAGTCGTTCTCATTCAAAACAATGGAAGATGGTCAGGTGCTTCTATACTCT AACTCAGTCAATGGACGTGAATCTAGAATACCATATCCATGGCTAGTTTTCAATGAGAAGATCAAGGTGAACTCTATTTTTCTTCGGGATTCAACAGCTGTGTCTGATTCAGTACTCCTCCTTTTTGGTGGAAGTGTCTTGAAAGGGGACATG GATGGACACATAAAAATGCTTGGTGGATACCTGGAGTTCTTTATGAGCCCTAGTGTAGCTGAAATGTACCAAAGCTTAAGGAGAGAACTCGAGGAGTTAATTCAGACCAAA CTCCTAAATCCTAGAATGGACATACACTCCCATCATGCGCTCCTATCAGCAATTAGATTGTTGATCACTGAGGATCAAGGTGATGGCAGATTTGTATTCAATCGGCAGGTTCTACAACCCCCAAAACCATCTGCTGTGGCAGTAGCAGCACCACCAACCTTGATGTCTAGGACAGAAAGTGGCCCTGGAGGTGATAATTCAAAGAGTCAACTACAAACATTGCTGACACGAGCAGGATATGCAGCACCCATCTACAAGACCAAGCAAGAGAAGAATAATCAGTTTCTAGCAACAGTTGAATTTAATGGAGTGCAAATAATGGGCCACCCTTGTAACAACAAGAAACAAGCAGAAAAAGATGCAGCAGCTGAGGCTCTCGAGTGGCTGTTGGAAGGACACCAGAGAGGTCATGATTATATTGAACAAATGTCCTTGTTTCTCAAAAAAAGCAAGAAAGAGCACAGATAA
- the LOC113717254 gene encoding CDP-diacylglycerol--serine O-phosphatidyltransferase 1-like isoform X1, whose protein sequence is MEMDPNDHQKMRRKDYTAKQNGNVNISSPDDELDPWTAWAYKPRTLTLLFVGACFLIWASGALEPESVSAGDSVASVKRGVWAMIAVFLTYCLLQAPDTILIRPHPAIWRLVHGMAVIYLVALTFLLFQKRDDAREFMRYLHPDLGVELPERSYGADCRIYVPENPTSRFKNVYDTLFDEFVLAHILGWWGKAIMIRNQPLLWVLSIGFELMELTFRHMLPNFNECWWDSIVLDILICNWFGIWAGMRTVRYFDGRTYEWVGISRQPNIMGKVKRTLGQFTPAQWDKDEWHPLLGPWRFIQVLSLCVVFLTVELNTFFLKFCLWIPPRNPLVIYRLILWWLIALPTIREYNSYLQDRYSIAFCPIFCQSQTIKPVKKVGSFCWLSVAICIVELLICIKFGHGLFPNPMPKWLVTFWTAFGIGLLIFLNAWTWVLHRTMRTKQE, encoded by the exons ATG GAAATGGACCCTAATGATCATCAGAAAATGAGGAGGAAGGATTATACTGCAAAGCAAAATGGTAATGTCAACATATCAAGTCCCGATGATGAGTTGGATCCATGGACTGCCTGGGCATACAAGCCTCGCACACTTACATTGTTGTTTGTTGGTGCCTGTTTTCTCAT ctGGGCCAGTGGAGCCCTTGAGCCTGAAAGCGTTTCAGCTGGAGATAGTGTTGCATCTGTGAAAAg GGGTGTATGGGCAATGATCGCAGTTTTTCTTACTTATTGCTTGCTGCAAGCCCCTGATAC GATATTGATTAGGCCTCATCCTGCAATTTGGCGGCTGGTTCATGGAATGGCTGTGATTTACCTTGTTGCATTgacatttttgcttttccag AAGCGAGATGATGCTCGGGAGTTCATGAGATATCTGCATCCTGATCTTGGTGTTG AGCTTCCAGAGAGATCTTATGGTGCTGATTGCCGGATATATGTGCCTGAAAATCCCACAAGCAGGTTTAAGAATGTTTAT GATACGCTTTTTGATGAGTTTGTTTTGGCACATATCCTTGGATGGTGGGGAAAGGCCATAATGATTCGTAACCAACCTCTTTTATGGGTATTATCTATTGGATTTGAGTTAATGGAG CTTACCTTCCGCCACATGCTACCGAACTTCAATGAGTGCTGGTGGGACAGCATTGTTCTTGACATTTTGATCTGCAATTGGTTTG GAATCTGGGCAGGAATGCGCACTGTACGGTACTTTGATGGTAGGACATATGAATGGGTTGGCATAAGTCGGCAGCCAAATATCATGGGCAAA GTCAAACGGACGCTGGGTCAATTTACACCCGCACAGTGGGACAAAGATGAATGGCACCCACTTCTTGGACCTTGGCGTTTTATTCAAGTTCTGAGTCTTTGCGTTGTGTTTTTGACAGTGGAGCTGAATACATTTTTCCTAAAGTTTTGCCTTTGGATACCTCCACGAAACCCCCTTGTAATTTATAGGTTGATTTTGTGGTGGCTTATTGCATTACCAACCATTCGGGAGTACAATTCTTACTTACAGGACAGGTACTCCATTGCTTTCTGCCCCATCTTTTGCCAATCACAAACCAT AAAACCAGTGAAAAAGGTGGGCTCCTTTTGTTGGCTCTCCGTGGCCATCTGCATTGTTGAACTCCTCATCTGTATCAAGTTTGGACATG GATTATTCCCCAATCCCATGCCAAAGTGGTTGGTAACTTTTTGGACAGCGTTTGGTATTGGCCTTTTGATATTCTTGAACGCATGGACCTGGGTATTACATCGAACAATGAGGACAAAGCAGGAATAG
- the LOC113717254 gene encoding CDP-diacylglycerol--serine O-phosphatidyltransferase 1-like isoform X3 has translation MEMDPNDHQKMRRKDYTAKQNGNVNISSPDDELDPWTAWAYKPRTLTLLFVGACFLIWASGALEPESVSAGDSVASVKRGVWAMIAVFLTYCLLQAPDTILIRPHPAIWRLVHGMAVIYLVALTFLLFQKRDDAREFMRYLHPDLGVELPERSYGADCRIYVPENPTSRFKNVYDTLFDEFVLAHILGWWGKAIMIRNQPLLWVLSIGFELMELTFRHMLPNFNECWWDSIVLDILICNWFGIWAGMRTVRYFDGRTYEWVGISRQPNIMGKVKRTLGQFTPAQWDKDEWHPLLGPWRFIQVLSLCVVFLTVELNTFFLKFCLWIPPRNPLVIYRLILWWLIALPTIREYNSYLQDRKPVKKVGSFCWLSVAICIVELLICIKFGHGLFPNPMPKWLVTFWTAFGIGLLIFLNAWTWVLHRTMRTKQE, from the exons ATG GAAATGGACCCTAATGATCATCAGAAAATGAGGAGGAAGGATTATACTGCAAAGCAAAATGGTAATGTCAACATATCAAGTCCCGATGATGAGTTGGATCCATGGACTGCCTGGGCATACAAGCCTCGCACACTTACATTGTTGTTTGTTGGTGCCTGTTTTCTCAT ctGGGCCAGTGGAGCCCTTGAGCCTGAAAGCGTTTCAGCTGGAGATAGTGTTGCATCTGTGAAAAg GGGTGTATGGGCAATGATCGCAGTTTTTCTTACTTATTGCTTGCTGCAAGCCCCTGATAC GATATTGATTAGGCCTCATCCTGCAATTTGGCGGCTGGTTCATGGAATGGCTGTGATTTACCTTGTTGCATTgacatttttgcttttccag AAGCGAGATGATGCTCGGGAGTTCATGAGATATCTGCATCCTGATCTTGGTGTTG AGCTTCCAGAGAGATCTTATGGTGCTGATTGCCGGATATATGTGCCTGAAAATCCCACAAGCAGGTTTAAGAATGTTTAT GATACGCTTTTTGATGAGTTTGTTTTGGCACATATCCTTGGATGGTGGGGAAAGGCCATAATGATTCGTAACCAACCTCTTTTATGGGTATTATCTATTGGATTTGAGTTAATGGAG CTTACCTTCCGCCACATGCTACCGAACTTCAATGAGTGCTGGTGGGACAGCATTGTTCTTGACATTTTGATCTGCAATTGGTTTG GAATCTGGGCAGGAATGCGCACTGTACGGTACTTTGATGGTAGGACATATGAATGGGTTGGCATAAGTCGGCAGCCAAATATCATGGGCAAA GTCAAACGGACGCTGGGTCAATTTACACCCGCACAGTGGGACAAAGATGAATGGCACCCACTTCTTGGACCTTGGCGTTTTATTCAAGTTCTGAGTCTTTGCGTTGTGTTTTTGACAGTGGAGCTGAATACATTTTTCCTAAAGTTTTGCCTTTGGATACCTCCACGAAACCCCCTTGTAATTTATAGGTTGATTTTGTGGTGGCTTATTGCATTACCAACCATTCGGGAGTACAATTCTTACTTACAGGACAG AAAACCAGTGAAAAAGGTGGGCTCCTTTTGTTGGCTCTCCGTGGCCATCTGCATTGTTGAACTCCTCATCTGTATCAAGTTTGGACATG GATTATTCCCCAATCCCATGCCAAAGTGGTTGGTAACTTTTTGGACAGCGTTTGGTATTGGCCTTTTGATATTCTTGAACGCATGGACCTGGGTATTACATCGAACAATGAGGACAAAGCAGGAATAG
- the LOC113717254 gene encoding CDP-diacylglycerol--serine O-phosphatidyltransferase 1-like isoform X2, with translation MDPNDHQKMRRKDYTAKQNGNVNISSPDDELDPWTAWAYKPRTLTLLFVGACFLIWASGALEPESVSAGDSVASVKRGVWAMIAVFLTYCLLQAPDTILIRPHPAIWRLVHGMAVIYLVALTFLLFQKRDDAREFMRYLHPDLGVELPERSYGADCRIYVPENPTSRFKNVYDTLFDEFVLAHILGWWGKAIMIRNQPLLWVLSIGFELMELTFRHMLPNFNECWWDSIVLDILICNWFGIWAGMRTVRYFDGRTYEWVGISRQPNIMGKVKRTLGQFTPAQWDKDEWHPLLGPWRFIQVLSLCVVFLTVELNTFFLKFCLWIPPRNPLVIYRLILWWLIALPTIREYNSYLQDRYSIAFCPIFCQSQTIKPVKKVGSFCWLSVAICIVELLICIKFGHGLFPNPMPKWLVTFWTAFGIGLLIFLNAWTWVLHRTMRTKQE, from the exons ATGGACCCTAATGATCATCAGAAAATGAGGAGGAAGGATTATACTGCAAAGCAAAATGGTAATGTCAACATATCAAGTCCCGATGATGAGTTGGATCCATGGACTGCCTGGGCATACAAGCCTCGCACACTTACATTGTTGTTTGTTGGTGCCTGTTTTCTCAT ctGGGCCAGTGGAGCCCTTGAGCCTGAAAGCGTTTCAGCTGGAGATAGTGTTGCATCTGTGAAAAg GGGTGTATGGGCAATGATCGCAGTTTTTCTTACTTATTGCTTGCTGCAAGCCCCTGATAC GATATTGATTAGGCCTCATCCTGCAATTTGGCGGCTGGTTCATGGAATGGCTGTGATTTACCTTGTTGCATTgacatttttgcttttccag AAGCGAGATGATGCTCGGGAGTTCATGAGATATCTGCATCCTGATCTTGGTGTTG AGCTTCCAGAGAGATCTTATGGTGCTGATTGCCGGATATATGTGCCTGAAAATCCCACAAGCAGGTTTAAGAATGTTTAT GATACGCTTTTTGATGAGTTTGTTTTGGCACATATCCTTGGATGGTGGGGAAAGGCCATAATGATTCGTAACCAACCTCTTTTATGGGTATTATCTATTGGATTTGAGTTAATGGAG CTTACCTTCCGCCACATGCTACCGAACTTCAATGAGTGCTGGTGGGACAGCATTGTTCTTGACATTTTGATCTGCAATTGGTTTG GAATCTGGGCAGGAATGCGCACTGTACGGTACTTTGATGGTAGGACATATGAATGGGTTGGCATAAGTCGGCAGCCAAATATCATGGGCAAA GTCAAACGGACGCTGGGTCAATTTACACCCGCACAGTGGGACAAAGATGAATGGCACCCACTTCTTGGACCTTGGCGTTTTATTCAAGTTCTGAGTCTTTGCGTTGTGTTTTTGACAGTGGAGCTGAATACATTTTTCCTAAAGTTTTGCCTTTGGATACCTCCACGAAACCCCCTTGTAATTTATAGGTTGATTTTGTGGTGGCTTATTGCATTACCAACCATTCGGGAGTACAATTCTTACTTACAGGACAGGTACTCCATTGCTTTCTGCCCCATCTTTTGCCAATCACAAACCAT AAAACCAGTGAAAAAGGTGGGCTCCTTTTGTTGGCTCTCCGTGGCCATCTGCATTGTTGAACTCCTCATCTGTATCAAGTTTGGACATG GATTATTCCCCAATCCCATGCCAAAGTGGTTGGTAACTTTTTGGACAGCGTTTGGTATTGGCCTTTTGATATTCTTGAACGCATGGACCTGGGTATTACATCGAACAATGAGGACAAAGCAGGAATAG